A genomic window from Gossypium hirsutum isolate 1008001.06 chromosome D12, Gossypium_hirsutum_v2.1, whole genome shotgun sequence includes:
- the LOC107945092 gene encoding serine/threonine-protein kinase BSK1, protein MGCCQSSFQTETHPENDQTQQQQEPQNRSQSSPGAVPDPAVANGVPSFSEFSLADLKAATNNFSSDNIVSESGEKAPNLVYKGRLKNRKWIAVKKFTKMAWPDPKQFAEEAWGVGKLRHKRLANLIGYCCDGDERLLVAEYMINDTLAKHLFHWENQTIEWAMRLRVAFCIAEALDYCSSEGHPLYHDLNAYRVIFDEDGDPRLSCFGLMKNSRDGKSYSTNLAYTPPEYLRNGRVTPESVIYSFGTVLLDLISGKHIPPSHALDMIRGKNIILLMDSHLEGKFSTEEATVVVGLASQCLQYEPWERPSTRDLVATLAPLQTKPDVPSYVMLGISKYEEAPPTPQRALSPMGEACSRHDLTAIHQILVMNHYKDDEGSNELSFQEWTQQMRDMLEARKRGDYAFRDKDFKTAIDCYSQFIDVGTMVSSTVFARRSLCYLFCDQPDAALADAMQAQIVNPDWPTAFYMQSVALAKLDMQKDAADMLNEAAGLEEKKQRGAKGS, encoded by the exons ATGGGTTGCTGTCAATCATCTTTTCAAACAGAGACTCACCCAGAAAATGACCAGACCCAACAACAACAGGAGCCACAGAACCGTAGCCAATCAAGTCCGGGTGCTGTACCCGACCCGGCTGTTGCTaatggagtcccttctttctcaGAGTTCTCCTTGGCTGACCTGAAAGCGGCCACCAATAATTTCAGTTCAGATAACATAGTTTCTGAAAGTGGGGAAAAGGCTCCTAACCTTGTTTATAAAGGTCGTTTGAAGAACAGGAAATGGATTGCTGTTAAGAAGTTTACTAAGATGGCTTGGCCTGACCCCAAACAGTTTGCG GAGGAAGCTTGGGGAGTAGGGAAGTTGAGACACAAGAGGCTGGCAAATTTGATAGGATATTGCTGTGATGGAGATGAAAGGCTGCTTGTTGCTGAGTACATGATAAATGATACTCTTGCTAAGCATTTGTTTCACT GGGAAAATCAAACCATCGAGTGGGCAATGCGATTAAGAGTAGCTTTCTGCATTGCTGAGGCTTTAGATTATTGTAGTAGCGAGGGTCATCCATTATACCATGATCTAAATGCTTACCGGGTTATTTTTGATGAG GATGGTGATCcacgtctttcatgttttggCCTGATGAAAAATAGCAGGGATGGAAAAAGTTATAGTACTAATCTTGCCTACACACCTCCAGAGTATCTTAGAAATG GGAGAGTCACCCCTGAAAGCGTTATTTACAGCTTTGGCACTGTTCTTCTTGATTTGATAAGTGGGAAGCACATCCCTCCTAGTCAT GCACTCGATATGATTCGAGGTAAAAACATCATTCTACTCATGGATTCACATTTAGAGGGGAAATTTTCTACAGAGGAGGCAACCGTGGTTGTTGGCCTTGCCTCTCAATGTTTGCAATATGAACCCTGGGAACGGCCCAGTACGAGGGACCTTGTCGCTACACTTGCTCCATTGCAAACCAAACCTGAT GTTCCATCTTATGTCATGCTCGGAATCTCAAAGTATGAGGAAGCTCCACCAACACCGCAGCGTGCACTTTCACCAATGGGTGAGGCCTGTTCACGACATGACCTCACAGCGATTCATCAAATATTGGTAATGAATCACTACAAGGATGATGAAGGGTCAAATGAG TTATCTTTCCAAGAGTGGACCCAGCAGATGAGAGATATGCTTGAGGCTAGGAAGCGAGGGGACTATGCATTCCGTGATAAAGATTTCAAAACTGCCATTGACTGCTATTCCCAG TTCATAGATGTTGGAACCATGGTATCCTCCACGGTTTTTGCTCGGCGCAGTCTGTGCTATCTATTTTGTGACCAACCAGATGCTGCCCTTGCAGATGCAATGCAAGCACAAATTGTGAATCCTGATTGGCCAACAGCCTTCTACATGCAGTCAGTTGCCCTTGCCAAACTAGACATGCAAAAGGATGCCGCGGACATGCTGAATGAAGCTGCTGGacttgaagaaaagaagcaaCGAGGCGCGAAGGGATCATGA